DNA from Algisphaera agarilytica:
GTTCTGATACGCGGCGAGCTCACGCAGCACGTCTTCGGCCGAACCTTTGCTTTGCTCCAAACGAAACAGCTCTCGCTCCAACGGCCGCGCGTTTTCCTGCATAAAGATCACGGCGGCGTCTAAACGTTCCGGGCAAAGCATCTTCATCGCCACAGCCTAACCCACCCGGTACAGTAAGCCCATGCTCCGTCCGCTCATCGGCATCACACTGGATAACGTCGAGAACACCCTCGCCTCGGGCAAGTACGAGGTCGGCGTGGGCTACAGCCGTGCGGTGGCCGAGGCGGGTGGCGTGCCGGTGCTGCTGCCGCACGAGATTTCGCGGGTGCCCGATTACGTTCAGCGCTGCGACGGGTTGATCCTCACCGGCGGAGTCGATCCCGACACGTCCACGCTTCCCGCTGATTGGCCGGGCCACGCTCCGGTCCACCCCAAGGCCCGAGTGATGGACCCGGCCCGCCAAGCGTTTGAGCTGGCGTTGCTAGCCGAATGGGACCACGTGAAGCCCCAAGGCCCGCTGCTGGGCGTCTGCCTGGGTATGCAGCTGCTCACCCTCCACCACGGCGGCACCCTCAACCAATACCTGCCCGACACCCACGCCTCCGACGTCGTCGAACGCCACCGCAAGAACGACCACGCCATCCGCGTCACGGTCGACGACAGCGTGCTCCAGCCCCCCACCACCGAGGCCGAGGCGATCACCCACTCCAACCACCAACAGGCCATCGCCGACGCGGGCACGCTGCGCGTGGTGGCGGTCGCGGAAGACGGCATCATCGAAGCGGTGGACAACCCCGGTCGCCCGTTCTATCTGGGTGTTCAATGGCACCCGGAGCGAGGCGACAACGGCCCCCTGAGCCGAGGCCTCATGGGTTCCTTGATGAATGCTTTGCGTTAATGCTGCCGGGATTCAACCGGAGTGTGCCGATCGGCCTCGGCGTCAATCCGCAGAATCCGTGGCGAGCTTTTCTTTCGCGGCGGACTTGGCCGACGACTTCGAATCCACTTCGGTCTTCCACGTCAGGATCAACACCAGCCCCACCCCCGCCAAGAGCGCGACATCCGCGATGTTGAAGATCCACGGCCAGACCTCGGTGATGCCGCCCGGCCACGCCAAGCCAAACGGCAGATGCACACCCGGGAACATGTGCAGCATGTCACGAACCGCCCGGTAGAGCACCCGGTCGTAGAGGTTCCCCAGCGCCCCGGCGAGGATCATGCCCAGTGCCAAGTGCAAGAGCCACGCCCTTGCGGGGCTGCGCCAGAACATCAGGCCGATGACCGCGGTGGCCACGATACTCACGGCGATGAACGCCACGCGGTTGCCTTTGCCCAGACCGAAGACAGCCCCGGTGTTGGTCGTGAGGCGCAGCTCAAGGACTTTGGGCACCACGACGGTCGCGTCGTGGGGGTACTTGCTCCAGAAGGCGCGGTGGTCTTGCGTGACTTCCTCGGTGAGCACCACCTTGCGGCCCGCGACATGGTCAAACGACCAATACTTCAGGCCGAGGTCGACGCCGAGGGCCACGATGATCACCCCAACAAAAAACACAATCGCCCGGCCGCTGCGCCCGGCCAGACGGATCGGCTGAGCTTGCTCGGGTGTCGATTGATCGGGTGACGTGTCGGTCATCGTCAAGTGTAGGGGTGTCGCGGGCCTCGGCTGGTTTAGGAGACCGAAATCTCCGCGTTCCAGCGGTCGGGTCACATGCGGCGACGCTCACGCTCCCGGGCGACTTCGATCGAATACTTGGCCCAGGGCTTGGCTTCGAGGCGCGGCCGGGAGATCGGCTTGCCCGATTCGATGCAGACGCCGTAGGTCTTGTCGACGATGCGTTGGAGGGCGTCGTCGATCTCGAGGATGGTCTTGCGCTCCGACTCCATGAGGCCGAGGGTGAACTCCTGCTCATAGTTGTCCGAGCCGACGTCGGCCATGTGCAGGGGCATGTGGCTGATCTCGCCGGAGTTGCCGCTGCGGGCGGCCTCGAGCCCCTGAACGTCGCCGATGATCTCGGCCCGGCGTTCGAGCAGTTCCTGGCGGAAGAAGCGCAGGTCCTTGGCGGTCAGGCCGGTCTTGATCTTGCGGAGCTGGGCGTTGGTCAGCGGCTCGTGGTCTTGGGGGTTGTAGGCCGGGGCGGGCGCGGCGGCGAGCGACGCGTAGGGCACGCGCGGGGCCTTGAAGGTGGATTTCTTCTTGGTCGTCTTTTTCTTGGTGACCTTCTTCGCCAGCTTCTTGGTCACCGCCTTCTTCGCCGGGGCTTTCTTGGCAACTTTTTTCTTGGCGGGAGCCTTCTTGGTGACGGCCTTCTTTTTCGTCACCTTCTTCTTGGTGACTTTCTTGGATGCCGCCTTCTTGGCGACTTTCTTCTTCGCCACCTTCTTGACCGCCTTTTTCTTGGTGACCTTCTTGGTTGCCGCTTTCTTCGCGGGAGCCTTCTTGGTCACCTTCTTTTTGGTGGTCGTCTTTTTAGCGGGGGCCTTCTTGGCGGCTTTCTTCTTGGGCGCAGCCTTCTTGGTCGACTTCGTGACCTTCTTGGTCACCGCCTTCTTCTTGGTCGTCTTTTTGCGGGTCGCCGACGTTGTGCGAGAGGACTTCTTCTTCGTGGATTTGGCCACCCAATCACTCCATAATACTAGACTTATAAAAATCGGGAGGGCGACAGGAGAAACCCGGAATCGCCCGAGAAGACGCGGGAGTGTATCTCCCTGCCCTCGCTGCTGCAAGCGATGCAACATGATCGCAACACGGCTATTACGTCAGATTTGACGCAAGGTTCGGATTGAAATCCGACGTTTCGCGCAAAAAACAGCCCACGCTTGGAAGTGGGCCGGTGGGGTTCTCACGGAATGAGTGAGACGGCGGATTCAATCGCCGTGTTTCTGGCGGAGCCGGCCGCTCAGACGCAGCAGCAGGTGGACGCGCTCGAACTGATCGACCCAGTCCTGCACCTCGGCGTCCAGCTCCTCCTGCGGCACCGGGGCGCCAGGCAGCGGGCAGTTGGCCCCCAGGGCCTGAGCCGCCGCGATGCGGTATCGGCTGAGCAGCTTGTCGCCCGCCCAGCCCACCAGTTCGAAGTCTTCCGCGGCGAAGATCACCACGGGCACGCGGTTGCCGGCGTTGACCTTGACCTTTTCCTGGAGGTCGATGTGTTCGTCGCGGTCGACCCACTTGAGGTTGACCTTGCCGTTGGACGCCTCGGCGATCTTCTGGATCATCGGCCCCTGGCGGACACAGTCGCCGCACCAGATGCCCGAGACGACGATCACGTTGATCTCGCGGACAAACGAGCCCAGGAGCTCTTTCTGCGAATCGGTGAGCTGCACCTTGTCGTAGATAGCCTGCCATCCCTCGGTCTGCGCGGGCTTGTCGGTGTGCAGGACGTAGTCGGCGTAGACCATGCCGGCCTCGTGCTTGGCCTTGAGGTAGCTGGCGTCGGTGAGTGCCGCATCGGAAGTGGTGGCGTCTGACATTGGTGATTCCTTGGGGAGGCTGAGATTGGTCTTGGCTATGATGAAAAGCATAGCCCGATTCCCAACAGACTTATTCCTGCGATGAGATTTCTTGGGTTTCTAGCAGCTGAGCGCAACGCCAACAGCGAAGCGGGTCGGGCCCACGGTCCGCATTGATCTCTGCACCACAATGCGGGCAACTCGGTAATGTCGGATGTTCCGTTTCAGGTTCTGATTTGGGAGGAATAACCCGATCTAGTACAGGCTGTACGAATCGATCCCAAACCGACTCCATTAAAAATTCGAACAAAATAGAAAACCAGCCCCCTTGCATGCTATCTCCTGCTTAGGCCGAAGGCAGCATCCCGTTCTCGCGGGCATAGGCGAACACGCCGCCGGCCTCGATGATGGGTTTCACGTCGCCCAGCGGGTTGAGCGGATAGGTCTTGCCGCTGGTGTTGTTGGTCAGCGTGCCGGCCTCGATGTCCACAGTGCACTCGTCGCCGGTGCTGATTTCTTCGACCAGACGCTGCTGCGATTCGCAGGGCAGCAGGTACCCGCCGTTGACGCAGTTGCGGAAGAAGATGCGGGCGTAGAACTCGGCCACCACGACCTGGGCCCCGGCCTCGGCGATGGCGAGCGGCGCGTGCTCACGCGACGAGCCGCATCCGAAGTTCTTGCCGCCGATGACGATGGTGTACTCGGTCTTGAACTGGCCCTCTTCGACGAAGGGGGTGTTGCCGTCGGGCAGGCCGCGCTGGCCCTGGGGCACGCCGATGTTGGCGTACATGCCGAAGAACTTGCGTTCCTCGGGGATCGATGGGTTGTAGGCCAGGTACTCGGCCGGGATGATCTGGTCGGTGTCGATATCGTCGCCCAGGACGTAGGCTTTGCCGGTGATTTGGGTTTGCATAGTGCCAGAAGTATAGCGTCACCGGGCGGGCATCGAAATGCCGTGGTTTCACGGGGGGAGTCGCTGCCGAACAGCGTGCCGGCAGCCCCCTCACCCCCTCCCCGAGTGCCCTTCGCCAACTTAACCCTGCATCTCTCCAGCCTGTGAATCAGGCGTTCGCCTGGAGCGGGAGGATGACCGCGAAAGAGATCTCGCTGTCTTTGGGCAGCACCGCGATGATCAGTGCTTTGGGTACGCCGTCTTCGGTGTAGACCTTGGGCATGTCGGCGGTGCGTTCGCAGAGGGTGGTGCTGCCGTCGGTCCAGTAGAGCTCGCCAGCTTCCAAGACCATGAAATGTTTGGCTGGTTTCCAATCCATGCCGGTTGCGTCCGACTCGAATAGGACCGTCGTGCCGGCCGGATAGTCGCCCCAGGATTGGTAGCAGTCCTTGGCGATGCAGTAGTACTTGCCATCGACCACCACCTCGACGTGGTCGTCGATGGCAAACAACGCGGTCGGGTGGGTGATGAACGGGACGCCGGTGTCGGTAAACGGCCCGGTCGGCGAATCGCCGAGGGCAGTAACGTGGATCACCCGGCCGCCGCGGGGTTCGCCGTTGTCTTCAACGTACTTGTAGACGAGCAGGAACTTGCCGTCGGGTCGGCGGGTGGCGGTGGGCGTCGAGGTGATCAGGCGTCCGGGCTGGATGTCGATCAGCGGTGCGTCGGAACGCTCCCAGGGGCCGTTCAAGTCTTCGGCCACCGCGAGGCCGACGCGCTGGTTGTTGCGGTTGACCCACCACTGGTCTTCTTCGAACCCGGGCATGCGCGTCTCGGGGGTGTCGTCCCAGAAGCCGCTGCCGTGGTTGCCCATGTGGTAGAGGTAGTACTTGCCTTCGTGCTCGACAACGTGCGGGTTGTGCGTGCAGTCGCCGTCCCAATAGGGCTTGCCGCGCGGAGGCAGGACCAGGTTTTGGAAACGGTAAGGGCCGGCGAGATGGTCCGACACCGAGTGGGCGATCTCGGAGTGGGTGACCCACGCCATATGCCCCCGGCTCTTGGGCCAACGCGAATAGATGGCGTGGTACTTGCCGTCCCGCCCTTTCAGGATGTTCGTCCCCCAAACGTTGTAGTGCTCTTCTTCGAGGATGCCCCGCTTGTCGAACTTGTCGGGGAGAAGTGCCTGGAGATTCAAATCTTGCATAAAAGAGATCACACTTCGGGGAAAAAATCAGAAGGATGATATCTTCGAGTTTCGCTTGGCGTTCGTCTGATCACGAGGAACCCGCCGATTGAATCTTCTCGTCCAGCAGCCTGAGTTGCTGGGCCAGTTCGGGTTTGATGCCGCCGTCGTTGTTCGGGCCCAGGAGAAGACGGAGGCCGTCGCCGATCTGCTTGGCGGTTTCGATACGGCCCAGGTCGGCGGCGCGGTGGCCCGCACGGATGAAGTGGCCCATGAGCGGATCGTCGGTGGCGGCGGGGTCGATGCCCGCGGGGTTGGTCGGGTCGGCGAAGAAGGCGCGGGCGGCGGTGAACGCGCTATCGATGCGGTCGGCCTGGAGGTAGGCGGGGATCAAACCGCGGTAGAGCTGATCCCGTTGGGGGTCGGTCATCTCCGGCAGGCCGTCCTGCAGCAGGTACTCGAAGTCGATGATGGCGAGATCCGGCTCGCCCATGGCCAAGCGGTTCTCGGCCCGGGCCATGCGCAGCTCGAGGTAGGAAGCCAACGCCGGGCCCTCGGGGATGCCTTGGTCGATCGCGGCGATGAGGAAACGCTCGACCAGGGCCAGGTCTTTGTGATCGGTGGACAGACGCTGGGCGGTGAGCAGTGCATCGCGACGCGGGACCTGGGCCGCCATGGCGACCAGCGCCCGCTCCCACACCGGCAAGACCTGGGGTTGGCTGGGCGGATTGGCGGCGAGCTTGCGGAGTGTCTCGGGGTCCTGGCCACGCTCGGCGGCGGCGCGGAGCACGATCGGCTGGATGATCGGGTCCTCGACCCGCTCGGCCAGGATGGCCAACGAACGCGTTTCGGAGTTGGCCCACGCCTGCGCGGCGGCTTGGCGGATCACATCGTCGTTGTCGTCGATCCAGCCCTCGATCATCTTCC
Protein-coding regions in this window:
- a CDS encoding gamma-glutamyl-gamma-aminobutyrate hydrolase family protein, which produces MLRPLIGITLDNVENTLASGKYEVGVGYSRAVAEAGGVPVLLPHEISRVPDYVQRCDGLILTGGVDPDTSTLPADWPGHAPVHPKARVMDPARQAFELALLAEWDHVKPQGPLLGVCLGMQLLTLHHGGTLNQYLPDTHASDVVERHRKNDHAIRVTVDDSVLQPPTTEAEAITHSNHQQAIADAGTLRVVAVAEDGIIEAVDNPGRPFYLGVQWHPERGDNGPLSRGLMGSLMNALR
- a CDS encoding glycoside hydrolase family protein, which translates into the protein MQDLNLQALLPDKFDKRGILEEEHYNVWGTNILKGRDGKYHAIYSRWPKSRGHMAWVTHSEIAHSVSDHLAGPYRFQNLVLPPRGKPYWDGDCTHNPHVVEHEGKYYLYHMGNHGSGFWDDTPETRMPGFEEDQWWVNRNNQRVGLAVAEDLNGPWERSDAPLIDIQPGRLITSTPTATRRPDGKFLLVYKYVEDNGEPRGGRVIHVTALGDSPTGPFTDTGVPFITHPTALFAIDDHVEVVVDGKYYCIAKDCYQSWGDYPAGTTVLFESDATGMDWKPAKHFMVLEAGELYWTDGSTTLCERTADMPKVYTEDGVPKALIIAVLPKDSEISFAVILPLQANA
- a CDS encoding signal peptidase II gives rise to the protein MTDTSPDQSTPEQAQPIRLAGRSGRAIVFFVGVIIVALGVDLGLKYWSFDHVAGRKVVLTEEVTQDHRAFWSKYPHDATVVVPKVLELRLTTNTGAVFGLGKGNRVAFIAVSIVATAVIGLMFWRSPARAWLLHLALGMILAGALGNLYDRVLYRAVRDMLHMFPGVHLPFGLAWPGGITEVWPWIFNIADVALLAGVGLVLILTWKTEVDSKSSAKSAAKEKLATDSAD
- a CDS encoding 3-isopropylmalate dehydratase, with translation MQTQITGKAYVLGDDIDTDQIIPAEYLAYNPSIPEERKFFGMYANIGVPQGQRGLPDGNTPFVEEGQFKTEYTIVIGGKNFGCGSSREHAPLAIAEAGAQVVVAEFYARIFFRNCVNGGYLLPCESQQRLVEEISTGDECTVDIEAGTLTNNTSGKTYPLNPLGDVKPIIEAGGVFAYARENGMLPSA
- a CDS encoding thioredoxin family protein yields the protein MLFIIAKTNLSLPKESPMSDATTSDAALTDASYLKAKHEAGMVYADYVLHTDKPAQTEGWQAIYDKVQLTDSQKELLGSFVREINVIVVSGIWCGDCVRQGPMIQKIAEASNGKVNLKWVDRDEHIDLQEKVKVNAGNRVPVVIFAAEDFELVGWAGDKLLSRYRIAAAQALGANCPLPGAPVPQEELDAEVQDWVDQFERVHLLLRLSGRLRQKHGD
- a CDS encoding TraR/DksA family transcriptional regulator yields the protein MAKSTKKKSSRTTSATRKKTTKKKAVTKKVTKSTKKAAPKKKAAKKAPAKKTTTKKKVTKKAPAKKAATKKVTKKKAVKKVAKKKVAKKAASKKVTKKKVTKKKAVTKKAPAKKKVAKKAPAKKAVTKKLAKKVTKKKTTKKKSTFKAPRVPYASLAAAPAPAYNPQDHEPLTNAQLRKIKTGLTAKDLRFFRQELLERRAEIIGDVQGLEAARSGNSGEISHMPLHMADVGSDNYEQEFTLGLMESERKTILEIDDALQRIVDKTYGVCIESGKPISRPRLEAKPWAKYSIEVARERERRRM